DNA from Choristoneura fumiferana chromosome 6, NRCan_CFum_1, whole genome shotgun sequence:
CTCCTCCCTAGAGAataaattgtattgttattgGTGTTGTTAGTGGGAATATTAAGTATCTTACATACCACCTACCTAGTCAGCCAATCCATGTAGCATTCGTTAGGCGTATACTTACATCAACTTTGGTGTGGTGAAATTGGATTCTACATATTGTTTGACTGCGGCGATATCACGACCGCCTGGCGCGAATTCTGCATTCTTCATCCATCTTCATTTTGATGGTCAAAGTGAAACCTAAAATATTGGAATGGCATTATTAACATAACTAAAAAGAATTAAATATCCTTTGAGACGCAAACCTCATCAAAACAAAAGCATGGAAGGGGATATAACTAGTGGTGGAAGATGACAACTCTATTGAAACTTTGAGCAATATAGCTGGTCATTCTTGCACAAACTTTAGCAAATTAGTCACGAGCTTCCCAACAGATTAACAATAAAAGTAGTTTGCCAACAGACTTAGGTATCAGCTTCGCCGTCGACTATCTTTGGATTTCGGTATGGCATGgtcaatataaatataacaaacatTGTTCATTCGTAGGAACTAACCCTCGGAGAACTTGGTCTTAAGATGTTGTGGCGTGCCGAGGCATTGGAACTGTCCGTTGACCATGATGGTGAGCCTGGAGCAGAGCGCCTCGCACTCCTCCATGCTGTGTGAGGTGAGCACCACGCCGCGGCCGGCGCGCCGGACGCCGCGCACCGCGCGCCACACTTGCCGCTTGGCCGCCGGGTCCACGCCCGTCGTGGGCTCGTCCACGAACACCAGCCGCGTGTGTCCCAGCAGCGCCACCGCCGTGCTCAACTTGCGTTTGTTGCCGCCCGAGTACTGCTCCACCTGCACACCACACACCGCTCGTGAGGACACGTCTCCACTCGCGCGCTTTGGCCTagccacggtgcggcgtcgtaaATGTGAACCGCCGCGGCGCCTGAGCGCCGCACCGTGCAGATACACGTTACCGTGCCGTGTTGAGTGGATGCACGGTGCGGTGCCGCGTGATATcattagccaaatatgtggtctaccacccttaaattgataatcgtttgcatgtcataaaacaataatgccaatatagacgtgtctgtcagattgaaagttcgacttcagcgacatattcatttgacaggaacttgtttaaaaatagatagaccacttatttggctgatggtacaacgcGGCACCGCACCATGCATCAACCCAACACGGCACGGCAACGCGTATGTGCACGGCACGGCGATGTAGGTATATCACGttacgacgccgcaccgtgggcATGTGGCCAGGTCCGTACTCGCAGCAGCGGCGCGCACTCACCCGCTTATCCAGGTGCTTGGTGAAGCCGAGCGCGTGCGCGAGCATGtcggcgcgcgccgccgcgtgcTCGCTGCGCAGCCCCCGCAGCAGCGAGAACAGCTGCAGCGTCTCGCGCCCCGTCAGTTCACCGAAAACCGCGTCAAACTGCGGGCAGTAACCACAACACGATACACATACATTGTTACTGCGTTTGGCTTGGGAAATTGCttttaagaaagaaatattGGTGACCAAAATAAAGTacgagaaattaaaaaatatatgcgtTAAGttggtttttggaattttttgtattttttattttaattccaatttttacttttacggtcatcccgtaaaacctaaattgaaaatacaaactgaaataatgatgcacagaaaaaacagaaaaataagaccatcatgGTACTCGCCGCGCAGCCCCCGCAGCAGTCCAGTACAGCGTGCTCTCCGCTCACCACTGACCGTCAACGCGTACCGACACCTTTCCCGATACATCATACTGCGTTTGGCTTGGAATTGCTTTTTACTTAGTCACCAAATAAGCAGTGACCTAAAGCGAATATATGCGTACCTTACCTACTGAAATACCTATATAAGGGAAGGACAAGTAGTCACGAAATGCTCAACCGGACAAGAATATCGTTACtaatcaatcaaattaagattggtttttggaaaactttttgtattttgtattttgttttttatttttttttaccacctcctgataatttttataaatgcaTCTAGTATTGTAGCTTTAGATAATgtgtttaaaaatacatttaaagtaTTTGGTATACCCAGCGAAACGGGGGTTATGtttctcagtttttttttttaattacctatattCTCATGCACTTTAGTGATGTCCCGTTTGACGGAGTATCCGCTGACGAAGGCGTCGCCGCTGGAGACCGTCTCGTCGCCCATCAACATCTTAAACGTCGTTGTTTTGCCGGCGCCGTTCACTCCCAGCAGACCGAACACTTCAGCATCAGAAACAGCTACaaatgtcaaatatttttataatcttttttttttttctgagcaATGATTAACGGAGATGAAGGAAGATATAATAGTGGCAAAATCCAATTTGCGTATTGGTCACATTAACCAATCAGTAGAGAGATAATCCATTTGGcgtaaattacattttaacacAAAGTTATTTCCTGACGGGTacttgttaattgtaataaaacattagTTTATGGTTATGGTAGAGTCATATTACAATTTACGACTATCCCTGTGTAATTTTCAATGATAGATTTATTATGAATCAAGCTCATAAAAGCgccttaaaaaaacttactgaaTGAAACTGGTTCACGGCTAAGTGTTTCCCGTAATACTTGGACAATCCTTTGGCGACGAGGCTGTGCTCCGCGAGCGAGGCTTGGTCCACTCGTTCAACGTGCACCATTTCATCGAATACATCGGCATCCAGCGTCTCGTGGATCAATGGTGGCGGTGCCTTCGTGCGGTTGAATATCTGAAGCGTACGAGTTAAGGTACAGATATAGTGAATAGAGAATAATGTGttaccatcgtattttgtcggaaaagctcgtatttatcttgctttctcaagtAGACTACTGGATTTTACTGTAGCTAACTGAGAGAGCATGATAAATGAgaacttattcgacaaaatacaatgaaaaacATTCTCTAGTTCTGTAACGTACACGGGCTCTCCTTAAAACAATCCATACTTACATTACTACCccattataaaggggaaagtgcgtttgtttgttacgctttcacgccgtaactactgcatacgtcatattagaaGTGCAGAATAAACAATGGGATATtctttatcccgaaaaaaattgccgttcccaagggatgaccaaaagtttgttttgtattctaaccgctgagCTGACTCTCTACATAGAACTATGAATGCACATTacacaaaagtttttttaaataatgtgttaaaaagcatgcttgcttgcattctggcttgcatgcttgcctgtatgcttgcttgcaaatTTACATgctcacaatacaatacaatacaataactctttattgcacaccaacacagtaagcagtacagaaaacacaagtatatacataaagattttctaaggtaagcagtaagtaggtaggtaggtatgcttgattacttgcatgcttgctggcgtgcttgcttgcttgcatgcaccatttcttgcataatcacatgcttgcGTACATGCTTGCTTTCAtggcttacttgcatgcttgcttgcatgcttaaatgcagccttgaatgcatgcttgcttgcactatttcatgcatattaataattacatgcttgcttacatgattgctttcacgcttgcttgcatgattgaatgcatgcttgcttgcattcttgcttgcatgcttgcttgcatgtttgaatGCGGCCTTGAATGCATGCatattattcactagatctataagcaggtaactatcctactaatcctacttattatattttaattataaatgcgaaagtttgtgtgtgtgtgtgtgtgtgtgtgtgtgtgtgtgtgtgtgtttgttactccttcacgctaaaatggctagacggatttagataatatttggtacgtagatagctggacatctggaataacacataggttactttttattccaatattccacgggatagttgctcttaacacgatataaattttgggatttcccacgggaattttgtaaaatcccggaattgtaattgtaactaccagatcgtttagttttgaataaagatcgaaaaactttaaattctcaacctctttggctgtcgccctgtcagAGGCTGAATAGtgctttagactcttgccatgcgccgcggCAGAAAAACAAGTGGctgtcagcgcggttcattcgcgggaaattcagcggactttgtatgttgtgtaattaaataataagaagctcgactagtgtgaattaattttaaactgaattataaaccttgtaaaaaaacaattggtaaacatagtgattatacggtgtggatttggcgagcgctttatcaaagttggcttcattgaggtttgtggttcataaattgctgtattaattttacacaaaaacgaataaaccacacaatgagacagtcactatattacattatcgaagcttttataaaacattaaaatcgcaaacttaaaaggtaaatattcaaacgaaatagctagtcgttgctaggccactcggtcgccttagcaacgggtaataacgcctagcaaccaaaaaacgctgaaaaatacacgttttttgtatgacgacccctttaatttgtaaatttactttagttttagtatttgttgttatagcggccacagtaacacataatctgtgaaaattccaagtgtctaacttttacggcttaagagatagagccctgtgacagacttaacacagatagacagacagcggagtctcagtattagggtcccgttggcaccctttgggtacggaaccataaaaaggacgtaaggtgtcagtcaagagttcactatgaagaagtTAATGTGCTATTATGTGCAGTTGAAACACgcggatgaagtcgcgggcaaaagctagtacatatataagtatacatagccataatctttttttttattacgccAGATTGTTGCAGCAATTGCTACACTCTGATTTGCCCGCACAAATCAAGCAGAAGCAGGACTTCAGAGTTGTGTTAGAAGATAAttattgtgtgtgtgtctgtgtgtgtgtgtctgtgtgtgtgtgtgtgtgtctgtgtgtgtgtgtctgtgtgtgtgtgtgtgtgtgtgtgtgtgtgtgtgcactgTGCATAGTGCATCGTAAGTGACAAATCTCTCATTGCAGAATTGGATTAACCATAATATTACCTATCCATTAGCTAACTGCATAggcttcaaaaaaaaattaccttctGATAGACCCTGTACTCGATGAACATAAGTAGAGCCCACAGAACCCCTCCGCTGACTAACATGCACGTCATGTATCGCATAATACCCGGCTCTTCCCAGTCAAAATACGCGTTCTCGCGAACTGAAAACGTAAAGCACATTAGGTACTGTACTGAGTGTACAAAATCAAATAAAGTAATCACATCACCAACACGCCATCATTGTAATGCCAAAACGAAATTAAACTTTAAGTACGCACACATAAGCCACTATTAGTATGTTACAGTTCGAATGACTATAAAGCTACAGAGCTACATGcagacgcacgcacacacacacaaactttcgcatttaccgggtgtggcctgtaatatgagcaaacattagttcagcgattttaAAAGTAGTTAGTTtcttcatttttattacacttaagtttattcgaagattgaaaatacaaactgaaactttctggttttttgtgcatctatatttcagtttgtattttcaatttaggttttacgggatgaccgtaaaagtaaaaatttggaattgaagatgtaaaaaaattgtagcaggcgacgtcagttgtattctaggaggacgtacattgatagcagtatttaatttgtatgaaaaaaaaagtggccaagatcgtgtcggacacgcccaaaatagggttccgtagaaattacgaaaaaaaataactaatatttttctaaggatttcgtattttatacggaatcttccaagtttaggtacattaataccttaggctgctatttactcttaaactactaataattctcaagcaaacttagccgttatagttgtccttgaaagtttgatatacttactaccattccgaattttttcaaatttttccacccagattttgattgatttttttagacgggggggggacgctcgattttaatgaaaatttgcactttaaagttcacttcatctaaaaatcgttttagcaatcccgtaatgattttaaaagacctatccaacgataccccagactacaaggttggatgagaaaaaaaaacacccccactttacgtctatgggagctacactaaaaaattttttttttaatttttattttaccattttgtcggcatagtttacatacatatttgtgcagctttctagcattgatagtccctgagcaaaaccgtgGACGGACAGGACAAAACTATATAGTTCCGtttatgccattttggctccggaaccctaaaaaggaagatacagactccattatttttaaaagtcgctgaattaattttgttcagtttgacgaggaggatctatgttttaattttttgctcgtattatatatccgatccgatccgatcgtaaaatccgtcaGATCATGACATTCCTAGGGATATCATGAAACGCtaccatttcatgatttggccagctAAGGTCGGCCAAAGACCTCCGATTCTAATCTGATTCTTTTCTGTTCTGTGCTCACACACTATTAAATATTAGGTACACAAAATGGAAAGAATGCCACATACCACAACAGGAAGGGAAGTTGTTGTTGCACATGATTTCCATGCTGCACTCGTTGATATTAGGCAGCACTGCGGACAGGTAGTCGCAAGCCTGCATGCACGACCACTCGGTCAGTCCGACCATATTTAATGCACTGCAATACACGATTAATGATCCAACTACGGGACTAAACAATATTGCCTTACAGTGCTAAGTACCCTTCACACCCAAATTTCCTTAACATTATTAAATATTGTGCGCGTATTGCGGCAgccaccgagtcgcgttgcACCTAGAAAGATTATTGAGTATGATTGTGACATACCAAAGGGAGTGATTTGAAGGGATTCACTCTATTTAAAATGTAagacaaacattattattattttctaaaaatagtCTAATCCTCTTTGCTGAAAATAAACTTCTTTTCTCATCTCATCTTTAAATCTTTTGCCAATATTTATTAGCctatattttgttttactacTGTCCTCTTCACTTCCACGTCTACCTATCTAAGCTACATTCGGCCACTTTGTCAGTTCTGTACCCATGCCATCCCAGCATCTCCACCTCGacctgccttgccgtcggtaAGCGTCGAGCGGCACCACGGGGCTGAGTGCGCCTATTTTTGCCATACCTAACTCAAAAGtgaattgttttaatttactaaCCTAACTGCTCTGACGAGGCTGTAAAGTGGAAAGAATTGCAGGATGGCATCCATAATGTCGGCTACGTGCTGCGTGTCCAACTGCGGAGCTGACAGCGCCTCCACTATTTGCGCACCCATCatacctaaatatataaaataaaactgtttgaAGATAATTATACAATTTAGGTAAAGTAGgctatatacatatgtatacggTCAGACTGGCCAGACAAGGGCTGCTACTACTACGACTGGCAAACACCAGTATGGCTGACTAGGAAGACTAATTTTTATTAATCAGTCAGTTCGTCAGTTTAAGATAAATAACAACATTCACGGAATCTTTTCACAgaaaaaatcatagtgaaatcgctataaaaataaattagtcaCGCAACTTGCTGTGAGAACGTTTACGGTTAATAATCACGAATCTaattaaaatactataaaaaatcaaagaattttaaaatatttttctttacctCTAAATACATTGAACTGATCAATTGCAGTGAGATGCGAGTGCACGAGCACGAGCTGAATTTCTGAGCTTACTATTAGGTAacaatactaaataataatttaccaaATAGAACATTGACGAAGAACATGACGACGAATCCGAGCGCCGGTCCCTTAAAAACATGCGACATGAGGTAGTGGAAAGGCAGCATGGCGAAGCCGTACACCATAAGGGCAAGGTACATCCGACCTGAGGAGAACAAAGAAAATCATCAGTGCTACGTTCCGAAGTCCACTTTTGCTACAATAGACTGTGTGTTTATATCAAAATGATTAACGTTACCCGTACGTACTTTTTTCTATTGAGCCGTTTGTAAACGGCGCCATTGCGGCATTCGGCATTCGAAagtagttaaaaattaaaatacatttttgtaaaTTCCGGTCCCACGCAGCCACGGAGTGGGGACATAATTAAACGGACGCTTAAAATCGGAACGGCTTAAAACTTCCTTGTTAATGGCACAAGTTAACCCTATCTGGAAAAGAGTCTCCGATAAGGTTTAACTGTAATATATATTTCCATAATAAGATAATAGATCTTACCTATACCTTTAatcgagcaattcttgtatatatataaatatataatcagaatctcggaaacggctccaacgatttcgatgaaatttggtatgtaggggttttcggggatgaaaaatcaatCTAGTTTGGTCTCATCTCTGGAAAAACACTGGATACCGAGTTAttgcccgagcggagctcggtcacccaggtactaaTATTTAGATGGTATTCCGCAGATCGTAATTTGATAACGTTGACCAACGTTGACTTACCTAATTCAGCAAACGAACTAAGGCCGATGACGCTAAAGGCAGCGCAGGATATAACGATGAATATGCAAATGATCAGGAACC
Protein-coding regions in this window:
- the LOC141428491 gene encoding phospholipid-transporting ATPase ABCA3-like, yielding MYRERCRYALTVSGERRARCTGLLRGLRGEYHDAISQAKRSNNVCVSCCGYCPQFDAVFGELTGRETLQLFSLLRGLRSEHAAARADMLAHALGFTKHLDKRVEQYSGGNKRKLSTAVALLGHTRLVFVDEPTTGVDPAAKRQVWRAVRGVRRAGRGVVLTSHSMEECEALCSRLTIMVNGQFQCLGTPQHLKTKFSEGFTLTIKMKMDEECRIRARRS